TCGGCTCCTACATAGGTAGCTTCGACGTGGCTGTCCAGTGTTCCGTGGACAAGGAAGGCTGCTCCAATGTCATTCTGGAGTCCATGGCCCTGGGCAAGCCCGTGGTGGCCACAGAGGTCGGAGGCAATCCAGAGCTAGTGGAGCCACGCGTCAGTGGACTTCTCGTCCCTCCCGGCGACCCCCAGGCCCTCGCAAGGGCGGTGACTAGCCTGTTGGAGGACCCCAAAAGGTGTCAGGCTATGGGGGAGAAGGGGAGGGCCAGGGTGCTCGCCAACTTCAGCAAGGAGCAAATGGTGGCGGACTACGAGAAACTCTGGCTGGAGCTATTGGAGAAAAAGGGGAGAAGCCGACAAAAATCATGGCCAGGGTAAGTGTAGTCATCCCAGCCAATAACCGGGCCCGCCTCCTCCCTGAGGCGGTGAACGGCGTCCTGGCCCAGACCTATCAGGACTTTGAGCTCATCGCAATTGATGATGGCTCCACCGACGATGGCTGGCCAAAGAGGCCGCCACTGGCTCGGCATTCAATATCAATGGGAAGCTTTCAGGGCCTGCCCGTGATTGCTCTTTCAGAGAGATGGCATCTCCC
The window above is part of the Chloroflexota bacterium genome. Proteins encoded here:
- a CDS encoding glycosyltransferase, with product MARVSVVIPANNRARLLPEAVNGVLAQTYQDFELIAIDDGSTDDGWPKRPPLARHSISMGSFQGLPVIALSERWHLPGDECGQGLCPHAAQAQTGANPEGFPPLVWCR